The Penaeus monodon isolate SGIC_2016 chromosome 13, NSTDA_Pmon_1, whole genome shotgun sequence genome contains a region encoding:
- the LOC119580314 gene encoding uncharacterized protein LOC119580314 isoform X3, with product MLVMKKNQRLRRMPEEQENGQSHAEGATKGVPPHVPRLHFSPEHTPRNVHRQTSEETANANAATTTLHSHYNNHDSSDDLNGKEEHQDVTPQSRRNVQSGKEQLGVMRMGSREYDLLPVARDEEDVRPKSAPSAKSGICRSSRYPYTTQLTRTTRKNFLERNKNTYVPSGTGCKVRRIGDKTSYNVRLNKDQVQQTALRASSLRNREIENLMRKQQKLTLDDWREQNNVAEPVNHSSVFADGSKNIFKSKSRPRENLIHVPSRVEVFSNYCKHCGGRK from the exons ATGCTAGTGATGAAGAAGAACCAAAGATTGAGAAGGATGCCAGAGGA GCAGGAAAATGGTCAGTCACATGCAGAAGGGGCGACAAAGGGAGTTCCTCCCCATGTGCCTCGACTCCACTTTTCACCGGAGCATACACCTAG AAATGTACATCGACAGACATCTGAGGAaactgctaatgctaatgctgctactactacacTGCATAGTCATTACAACAACCATGATAGCAGTGATGActtaaatggaaaagaagaacacCAAGATGTCACTCCTCAGTCAAGGAGAAATGTTCAGAGTGGGAAGGAACAGTTGGGGGTCATGCGAATGGGGTCAAGGGAATATGACCTCCTCCCAG TTGCCCGAGATGAAGAAGATGTGAGGCCCAAATCAGCCCCATCAGCAAAATCTGGAATTTGTCGAAGTTCTAGGTACCCATATACTACACAGCTAACAAGGACAACAAGAAAGAACTTTCTTGAGcgcaacaaaaatacatatgttcCTTCTGGGACTGGATGCAAAGTAAGGAGAATAGGAGACAAAACATCATATAACGTCCGTCTTAATAAGGATCAG GTACAGCAGACTGCTCTAAGGGCTTCTAGTTTACGAAACAGAGAGATTGAAAATTTAATGAGGAAACAGCAGAAGTTGACCCTGGATGATTGGCGAGAGCAGAACAATGTTGCAGAACCTGTAAACCATTCTAGTGTTTTTGCAGATGGTAGCAAAAATATCTTCAAGTCAAAGTCTAGGCCAAGAGAAAATCTTATTCATGTCCCAAGTAGAGTTGAAGTTTTCTCAAATTACTGTAAACATTGTGGAGGAAGGAAGTAA
- the LOC119580314 gene encoding uncharacterized protein LOC119580314 isoform X1, giving the protein MVHKKSTYRLMYKNYGAEVRREVWQENNSLRLRRREEEMSHHSIEETESECECDASDEEEPKIEKDARGVSSSAMKGILSKSIGQENGQSHAEGATKGVPPHVPRLHFSPEHTPRNVHRQTSEETANANAATTTLHSHYNNHDSSDDLNGKEEHQDVTPQSRRNVQSGKEQLGVMRMGSREYDLLPVARDEEDVRPKSAPSAKSGICRSSRYPYTTQLTRTTRKNFLERNKNTYVPSGTGCKVRRIGDKTSYNVRLNKDQVQQTALRASSLRNREIENLMRKQQKLTLDDWREQNNVAEPVNHSSVFADGSKNIFKSKSRPRENLIHVPSRVEVFSNYCKHCGGRK; this is encoded by the exons ATGGTTCATAAGAAGTCAACATATCGTTTAATGTACAAGAATTATGGGGCAGAAGTAAGAAGAGAGGTTTGGCAGGAAAATAACAGCCTTCG GTTACGACGTCGCGAAGAGGAAATGTCACATCACTCAATTGAAGAAACGGAATCAGAATGTGAATGTGATGCTAGTGATGAAGAAGAACCAAAGATTGAGAAGGATGCCAGAGGAGTAAGCTCTTCTGCTATGAAAGGCATACTGAGTAAATCCATAGG GCAGGAAAATGGTCAGTCACATGCAGAAGGGGCGACAAAGGGAGTTCCTCCCCATGTGCCTCGACTCCACTTTTCACCGGAGCATACACCTAG AAATGTACATCGACAGACATCTGAGGAaactgctaatgctaatgctgctactactacacTGCATAGTCATTACAACAACCATGATAGCAGTGATGActtaaatggaaaagaagaacacCAAGATGTCACTCCTCAGTCAAGGAGAAATGTTCAGAGTGGGAAGGAACAGTTGGGGGTCATGCGAATGGGGTCAAGGGAATATGACCTCCTCCCAG TTGCCCGAGATGAAGAAGATGTGAGGCCCAAATCAGCCCCATCAGCAAAATCTGGAATTTGTCGAAGTTCTAGGTACCCATATACTACACAGCTAACAAGGACAACAAGAAAGAACTTTCTTGAGcgcaacaaaaatacatatgttcCTTCTGGGACTGGATGCAAAGTAAGGAGAATAGGAGACAAAACATCATATAACGTCCGTCTTAATAAGGATCAG GTACAGCAGACTGCTCTAAGGGCTTCTAGTTTACGAAACAGAGAGATTGAAAATTTAATGAGGAAACAGCAGAAGTTGACCCTGGATGATTGGCGAGAGCAGAACAATGTTGCAGAACCTGTAAACCATTCTAGTGTTTTTGCAGATGGTAGCAAAAATATCTTCAAGTCAAAGTCTAGGCCAAGAGAAAATCTTATTCATGTCCCAAGTAGAGTTGAAGTTTTCTCAAATTACTGTAAACATTGTGGAGGAAGGAAGTAA
- the LOC119580314 gene encoding uncharacterized protein LOC119580314 isoform X2, translating to MVHKKSTYRLMYKNYGAEVRREVWQENNSLRLRRREEEMSHHSIEETESECECDASDEEEPKIEKDARGVSSSAMKGILSKSIGQENGQSHAEGATKGVPPHVPRLHFSPEHTPRNVHRQTSEETANANAATTTLHSHYNNHDSSDDLNGKEEHQDVTPQSRRNVQSGKEQLGVMRMGSREYDLLPVARDEEDVRPKSAPSAKSGICRSSRYPYTTQLTRTTRKNFLERNKNTYVPSGTGCKVQQTALRASSLRNREIENLMRKQQKLTLDDWREQNNVAEPVNHSSVFADGSKNIFKSKSRPRENLIHVPSRVEVFSNYCKHCGGRK from the exons ATGGTTCATAAGAAGTCAACATATCGTTTAATGTACAAGAATTATGGGGCAGAAGTAAGAAGAGAGGTTTGGCAGGAAAATAACAGCCTTCG GTTACGACGTCGCGAAGAGGAAATGTCACATCACTCAATTGAAGAAACGGAATCAGAATGTGAATGTGATGCTAGTGATGAAGAAGAACCAAAGATTGAGAAGGATGCCAGAGGAGTAAGCTCTTCTGCTATGAAAGGCATACTGAGTAAATCCATAGG GCAGGAAAATGGTCAGTCACATGCAGAAGGGGCGACAAAGGGAGTTCCTCCCCATGTGCCTCGACTCCACTTTTCACCGGAGCATACACCTAG AAATGTACATCGACAGACATCTGAGGAaactgctaatgctaatgctgctactactacacTGCATAGTCATTACAACAACCATGATAGCAGTGATGActtaaatggaaaagaagaacacCAAGATGTCACTCCTCAGTCAAGGAGAAATGTTCAGAGTGGGAAGGAACAGTTGGGGGTCATGCGAATGGGGTCAAGGGAATATGACCTCCTCCCAG TTGCCCGAGATGAAGAAGATGTGAGGCCCAAATCAGCCCCATCAGCAAAATCTGGAATTTGTCGAAGTTCTAGGTACCCATATACTACACAGCTAACAAGGACAACAAGAAAGAACTTTCTTGAGcgcaacaaaaatacatatgttcCTTCTGGGACTGGATGCAAA GTACAGCAGACTGCTCTAAGGGCTTCTAGTTTACGAAACAGAGAGATTGAAAATTTAATGAGGAAACAGCAGAAGTTGACCCTGGATGATTGGCGAGAGCAGAACAATGTTGCAGAACCTGTAAACCATTCTAGTGTTTTTGCAGATGGTAGCAAAAATATCTTCAAGTCAAAGTCTAGGCCAAGAGAAAATCTTATTCATGTCCCAAGTAGAGTTGAAGTTTTCTCAAATTACTGTAAACATTGTGGAGGAAGGAAGTAA
- the LOC119579937 gene encoding serine-rich adhesin for platelets-like: MPSKCTVDSAKTILSVVCVVQWFISLFLGCFLERGIPQESQHLLIIQPTSGAECVLSSENLTVDEAEILISCHAVADDTANSTIADDTTTSTVKDDTTTFTIADDNTTSTIKDDTTTSTVADDTTISATSDDTTTSTTSDDTTTSTIEDDTTTSTIADDTTTSTIADDTTTSTIPDDTSTITNDTTTSTTDDTTTSTVTDDTTTSTITDDTTTSTIKDDTTSTITDDTTSTITDDTATSTATDDTTTSTITDDTTTSTITDDTTTSTITDDTTTSTITVDTTTSTITDDTTFTITDDTTTSTVTDDTTTSTITDDTTISTVTDDTTTSTVTDDTTTSTITVDTTTSTITDDTTTSTITDDTTTSTVTDDTTTSTITVDTTTSTVTDDTTTSTITDDTTTSTVTDDTATSTMTDDTTTSTITDDTATSTITDDTTTSTITDDTTTSTITDDTTTSTMIDDTITSTITDDSTTSTVTDDTTTSMITDDTTTSTIIDDTTTSTATDDTTTSTITDDTTTSTITVDTTTSAVTDDTTTSTITDDTTASTMTDDTTITDDTTITDDTTTSTITDDTTTSAITDDTTISTITVDTTTSTVTDDATTSTITVDTTTSTVTDDTTTSTVTDDTTTSTVTDDTTTSTMTDDTTTSTVTDDTTTSTITDDTTTSTVKDDTTTSTITDDTTTFIITDNTTTSTMAQLTLQQQRTQ; this comes from the exons ATGCCCTCGAAGTGTACAGTAGATTCAGCTAAGACAATTCTTTCAGTGGTCTGTGTTGTCCAGTggtttatttcacttttccttgggTGTTTCCTGGAGAGA GGCATCCCACAAGAAAGCCAACATTTGCTTATAATCCAGCCGACTTCAGGAGCAGAGTGCGTCCTGAGCAGTGAAAATCTCACAGTTGACGAAGCTGAGATACTCATTTCATGTCATGCAG taGCAGATGACACCGCCAACTCCACAATAGCAGATGACACCACAACCTCCACAGTAaaagatgacaccaccaccttcACAATAGCAGATGACAACACCACCTCCACAATAaaagatgacaccaccacctccacagtaGCAGATGACACCACCATCTCCGCAACatcagatgacaccaccacctccacaacatcagatgacaccaccacttcCACCATAGAAGATGACACCACAACCTCCACAATAGCAGATGACACCACAACCTCCACAATAGCAGATGACACCACAACCTCCACAATACCAGATGACACCTCCACAATAACAAATGACACCACCACCTCTACAACg gatgacaccaccacctccacagtaacagatgacaccaccacctccacaataacagatgacaccaccacctccacaataaAAGATGACACcacctccacaataacagatgacacc acctccacaataacagatgacactGCCACCTCCACAgcaacagatgacaccacca cctccacaataacagatgacaccaccacctccacaataacagatgacactaccacctccacaataacagatgacaccaccacctccacaataaCAGTTGACACAACCACatccacaataacagatgacaccactttcacaataacagatgacaccacaacCTCCACAGTAACAGATGACACAACCActtccacaataacagatgacaccacaatctccacagtaacagatgacaccaccacctccacagtaacagatgacaccaccacttcCACAATAACAgttgacaccaccacctccacaataacagatgacaccaccacctccacaataacagatgacaccaccacctccacagtaacagatgacaccaccacttcCACAATAACAgttgacaccaccacctccacagtaacagatgacaccaccacttccacaataacagatgacaccaccacctccacagtaACAGATGACACCGCCACCTCCACAAtgacagatgacaccaccacctccacaataacagatgacaccgccacctccacaataacagatgacaccaccacttccacaataacagatgacaccacaacttccacaataacagatgacactaCCACCTCTACAATGATAGATGACACCATcacctccacaataacagatgactCCACAACCTCCAcagtaacagatgacaccacaacctccatgataacagatgacaccacaacCTCCACAATAATAGATGACACTACAACCTCCACAGCAACAGATGACACAACcacctccacaataacagatgacaccaccacttcCACAATAACAGTTGACACCACCACCTCCGCAGTAACAGATGACACTACcacctccacaataacagatgacactaCCGCCTCCACAATGACAGATGACaccacaataacagatgacactaCC ataacagatgacaccaccacctccacaataacagatgacaccaccacttccgcaataacagatgacaccaccatcTCCACAATAACAgttgacaccaccacctccacagtaACAGATGACGCCACAACCTCCACAATAACAgttgacaccaccacctccacagtaacagatgacaccaccacctccacagtaacagatgacaccacaacctccacagtaacagatgacaccacc acctccacaatgacagatgacaccaccacctccacagtaacagatgacaccaccacctccacaataacagatgacaccaccacctccacagtaaaagatgacaccacaacctccacaataacagatgacaccaccaccttcATAATAACAGATAACACAACCACCTCCAca ATGGCACAGTTAACTTTACAACAACAAAGGACACAGTGA